One Palaemon carinicauda isolate YSFRI2023 chromosome 5, ASM3689809v2, whole genome shotgun sequence DNA window includes the following coding sequences:
- the LOC137641323 gene encoding uncharacterized protein, which yields MSFNLEKFMNDIKGEILTLRYAKKQELLSVAQRCDLEVDPKYVKAVIIDKILQFFIDEGIFEDDDEDIDELRSLTGAYATPGIDPKIEQLRLQLQLQKEQKMAALELQKQQQLLALEYEHKCKLAELEIQKEQKSANIQIKLKTDGEIPSKFDILQAKNLLPDFDEKDPEVFFTTFEDTAKTLKWPQEQWVMVVRNQFKAYCSYCKQEGHHIENCPNPSCKKSDVGKNSPNPNRKDNKKTFHVAAQELDGDVFKPFTCKGTVNGIPVTCLRDTGSSQSVVALPSQDFKLRHEYVTVSDLSTTKSMPLAEVNLQCPYYQGNVLIAVSRDPLPCSSIQLLIGNDLAGAIVNPVVSDPDILIENESNKLNNAVIQMTSIKPIVIDSGNRVEKTLDLINMTKSNFKDLQNKDPVLKDLWKKVAEPDDHPKTPYFYLDNDLLFRHFRSSKAPATTPWFDCHQLVLPLSLVPALLELAHSHVNHFGVNKTYSTLAEDFFWPGMKKDIQQFIKACHHCQTTGKPNERLPPAPLQPISVPKFPFERIIIDCVGPMPRTKQGNEYLLTVLCPTTRYPIAVPIKNINAKTIIDQLVKIFTTYGFPKTLQCDRGTNFTSKLFQQAMREFNIHNIYASAYHPQSNGALERVHQTIKNLLRKYMQETSEQWDRDIDLLMYIIKSVPQESTGVSPFELMFGRKPRTTLSMVKENLIHNKEAEITNILSYLQELKDKIVSLHVFANTNLLHSQEKMSRLYDKKAKLRVFQPGDEVLVYHPIPGSPLREKFMGPYKVLQRISKVNYVLSTPDRRRSKQLVHVNLLKAYQAPIQMVSHLSISPEAKILPLEESSSELLMDLPEDDQLINWKDNTNSQILKSLPSYFTGIPSFQRKLLSQLLSRFHDVCSDSLQRSQTIQHDIVIESGVTPIRQTYYRMVGKKLDSLKQEVQYLLDNDLAEPSTSPWASPCLLVPKPNNQLRLCTDYRKLNKVTVRFIPIT from the exons atgtcgtttaatttggagaagtttatgaacgatataaaaggagaaattttgactttacgttatgccaagaaacaggaattattgtctgtagctcagagatgtgatcttgaggtcgatccaaaatatgtgaaagctgtcattattgataaaatcctgcaattcttcatagatgagggaatctttgaagatgatgatgaggacatcGATGAGTTGCGCTCCCTTACTGGAGCATATGCCACCCCTGGAATAGATCCGAAAATAGAACAGTTGCGTCTTCAATTACAATTGCAAAAAGAACAGAAAATGGctgcactagaacttcaaaagcaacagcaactattggcattagagtatgaacacaagtgtaaattggctgaactagagatacaaaaagaacagaagtcggcaaatatacagattaagctgaaaactgatggagagataccCAGTAAGTTCGACATACTCCAAGCTAAAAACCtgcttcctgattttgatgaaaaggacccagaggtattctttacaacgttcgaagacactgctaaaaccttgaagtggcctcaggagcaatgggtaatggttgtcagaaatcagttcaaag CATATTGTTCCTACTGTAAGCAGGAAGGGCATCACATAGAGAACTGTCCTAATCCTTCGTGCAAGAAGTCTGATGTTGGAAAGAATTCTCCGAACCCTAATAGGAAGGATAATAAGAAAACTTTTCATGTTGCTGCTCAAGAACTTGATGGGGACGTCTTCAAACCTTTTACTTGTAAAGGCACCGTGAATGGTATTCCAGTTACTTGCTTAAGAGATACAGGATCCTCCCAAAGTGTGGTAGCTCTGCCTTCACAGGACTTCAAACTGAGACATGAGTATGTTACTGTTTCGGACCTCAGTACCACCAAATCCATGCCTTTGGCAGAGGTGAATTTACAGTGTCCTTACTATCAAGGTAATGTTTTAATTGCAGTTTCACGAGATCCTTTGCCTTGTTCATCTATCCAGCTTttaattggtaatgatcttgcaggggccattgttaatccagtagtatctgatcctgatattcttatagaaaatgaatcaaataaattaaataatgctgttattcaaatgacatcaattaaaccaattgttatagatagtggaaatagagtagagaagacattagaccttataaatatgaccaaatcaaatttcaaggacttgcaaaataaagatcctgttcttaaggatctttggaagaaagttgcagagccagatgatcatcccaaaactccttacttttatcttgataatgatttgctttttcgacattttaggtcctccaaagcaccagcaaccacaccatggtttgactgtcatcaactggttctaccactctctctagttccagctcttcttgaattagcccactctcatgtgaaccactttggggtcaacaagacttactctaccttagctgaagacttcttctggcctgggatgaagaaggacattcaacaatttattaaagcatgtcatcattgccagactactggcaaacccaatgagagacttccaccagctcctcttcagcccatatccgtaccaaagtttccatttgagaggattatcatagactgtgttggcccaatgcctaggactaagcaaggtaatgagtatttacttactgttctttgcccaacaacgagatatcccatagcagtgccaataaaaaatataaatgcaaaaactataattgatcaacttgtcaaaattttcacaacctatggatttccaaagacattgcaatgtgatagaggcacaaacttcactagtaagctttttcaacaagctatgagagaattcaatattcataacatatatgcttctgcttatcatccccaaagtaacggtgctctggaaagagttcaccaaactattaaaaaccttCTTCGGAAGTACATGCAGGAAACTTCGGAACAGTGGGATAGAGATATTGATCTTCTGATGTATATTATAAAAAGTGTACCACAAGAGTCCACTGGAGTGTCCCCTTTCGAATTAATGTTCGGAAGAAAGCCCCGAACCACACTCAGTATGGTGAAGGAAAATCTAATTCATAACAAGGAAGCAGAGATTACCAACATTTTGTCATATCTACAGGAGCTAAAGGATAAAATTGTATCACTTCATGTATTTGCTAATACTAATCTTTTGCATTCCCAGGAGAAGATGTCCCGCTTGTATGATAAAAAGGCAAAGCTTCGTGTATTTCAGCCAGGAGATGAGGTGCTTGTATATCATCCCATACCTGGTTCCCCCTTACGTGAAAAATTTATGGGACCTTACAAAGTGCTTCAAagaatttctaaggtaaactatgttctCTCTACTCCTGATCGTAGACGATCAAAGCAACTAGTGCATGTGAATTTGTTGAAGGCATATCAAGCACCTATTCAAATGGTAAGTCATCTCTCAATTTCTCCTGAGGCGAAAATACTACCACTGGAGGAATCTTCCTCAGAATTGCTCATGGATCTCCCTGAAGATGATCAACTAATCAACTGGAAAGATAACACCAACAGTCAAATTCTAAAATCCTTGCCCAGTTATTTTACAGGAATACCATCTTTTCAGAGAAAACTACTATCACAATTGCTCTCCAGGTTTCATGATGTATGTTCTGACAGTTTGCAGAGAAGTcaaaccattcaacatgacatagtcatcgagtcaggtgttactcccatacgccagacgtactaccgtatggtaggcaagaagttggactcgttgaaacaagaggtacagtatttactagataatgaccttgcagaaccaagcacttcaccatgggcttcaccctgtctccttgtacctaaacctaataatcaactaagactctgtactgattatcgtaagttaaataaggtaactgtaagattcattcccattacctag